From the genome of Pelobates fuscus isolate aPelFus1 chromosome 11, aPelFus1.pri, whole genome shotgun sequence:
gacttcATAAaggtatatttttaaatataggggataggtaaataaaatattaaaactgtTTGTTTGGTGGCACTTCCCCTTTAAAAACCAATCCATACATTTCTCTAATATATTGAAATTGGTACATTTTTCCTTGCGAGTCAAGTTCTGTCCTGAGGGAATGTAACTCCGAGTTGTGTGCGAACGTCTTCCATGATGCTGGCCAAGAGCTCACTGTCTGCCCAAGTCATGAGTGGACTTTGCTTCAATCCTGTAGATCAAACAGAAGTCATTATCTACTGATGGACATCCATCAAGGTAAAGCTATTGCAAAGGTCACAAATTCCAAAATGTTGTTGAAAGTCTTCCCAAAAAGGTGGCCTCTGTTACAGTTGCAAAGAGGAGGCTATCTCCCTATTAATgctaatgatttttttaatggaACATTTAACAAGCTCATGGAGGTGCGATAATCAGGTATCCGCTTACTTTTGGCTATATggtatttataaaagtgccaaaaaTTGTCAGAGACAAAATATCCGAAATCTTATTACCGAATGTACTGTCACATAATATAAATCAAAGATGTTATGGTCTCCTTCGCCTTCACAAAATAAGTGCCCTGCTACTTTGGATATGATAGTGAATAATGGGCTTTATGACCTCGTCATATGATGGTGAGGGACCTGCTGTTATTAGTGATAGTGTAAGTATAAACAAGAAGATATTGCCGTCTGATGAGTTTTATCACATATGGCAATATTTAAAAACTGGTTTTATTATTCATGATCTCAGTTTTATCAAAAGCAAATGTAACTAACCAACAGCTAAGATAACCATGAACCTTTATAAAGAGTTTTCAAATAAACAGCAAACATTAAAAACATGTATAAATAGTCCAACACAGAAAGGTGAAAATGTAAAAACTCAAACACCAAACCCACTGAGAGTGAAAGGTTTTCCTAACTGAAGTTCACAaaagtgaaaattgtcaggaatttcagACTTAAGGccgaagtagccaaactggaaacattctccaagtctgcTATTCTTCcagcttggctactttggccataaagggttactccaacgtcGATGTTCACTTTTGCGTTTTGAAGTGGTCAAGGAggaaggaatctgtatgtgcacatAGCACACCCAGAAATATTTGCACTTGTATACTGGGTTCTAGTTACATCCTCAGCACCCATGGATTTGACAGCAGGGAACTCTGTTCCGGAGTGCCTAATGTAAGTTCTGTGCAAAAATAACATCTGTCGTCAGCACACACTCTCCACTGATTCTTCACTTGCAAGCAGTGTGCCTGCAAGTGAAGCCTTTGGACTGTGTGGGCAAAAAGTGCACACACAGTCTCCTAGATATACCTGAAGTAGCCCTGCTTCCCTCTCTCCACTAGTGTctacttttaatttaaaatattgccTCTCTCCCACTGTAATAGTGCCAACCCTTATATACTCTTCTATGAGGGTGTAGCACCCCAAAATAAGAGGTGTGGAAGATAACCTAGAGTACTTGGCCAGACACTGGATTTCAGGTAAGTCTTATACTAGTTAAACTGACTTTTCAGTCAAAAACGTGGCTCGGGGGAGACCTAAAGAAAACAATTGAGACTTACAaatagtatattaaaaaaaagtaacaatataaatttttagatgaaccctttaaattttaaattcactttgcattctggacaattttttttgtaataacccTCAAATCATGGGGAATCTCTGCATAGGTAAGAACTGACATTATCTCACCACCAAGAATAATCGAGTCATCTCAAAATTTCATTAAACCTTTGAATTACCTTTCAATAGGCATTGACGCACATGTTCTGCTTCATAACTCAGCCCTGTGCTGTTGGTAAAATGCATGGCTTTTGTAGAAGGAGGGAGAGAGTATTTAGTTTCTTTTCCATTGACGATGATGGACGTTGGGCACCACATGCATGACGGAACCTGCAACGGAAAATAATTTGCAAAGAGTAATTATTACTTTAATGAATACAATAACTACTTTATTGAAGCCCAAAGTACGTTTCAATAAAAAATGTCATCTTGAGTGGTTGCTACGTTCAGCTAGGAATTGATGCTCCGACACACATACGGCAGcgcatggtttatattaatctacATGGCACATTCTGGCTCTGTCAGGGCAGCCAGGCATACAATATGAATAATATAACGTGcacaggagagaaaaaaaataatcttttaattAGATACGGCATTGCGACAAAATCTCACTAGTGATAGTTACGTTTTAAAGTCCATTGGAGTAGCTGAATGTTTATAGCTGAACAAACTGGAGGTTATCAGTTGATTTCTTGCATTACGCAAGCAAACAGCTACAAcatcataaaaggccagctgttgGAGTTGCTCTCCTTCCAGCCAGCAGACTTACAGAGTCACGctaagcaccattaccacttcatgtaattgaagtggttatggtgcaaataaTCTGTTACCGCAGTCTTTcatgttaaaaatgtttaattccaGAGAATAATACCTCCTGTTCTGCTAACCCcagaacagaaaagaaaaaatatattgtgcTCTTGCTCTACACTTTTTGGGGACAAAAGTGGGACACCAGGGGACAAAGTCGATACAGGACCTGAAAATCAGGAGTGCCTTGCATGGTTGGGGCAtgttatataaatgctaataataatagcaagacacatttttaatactCACAAATGGTGCTTGAACTAATACTGctataaagaaaaatgttttagACAAATCTATAAAcctcactaaaaaaaaaacatctctgtgATTAGCATTTGATTGAAAAATGCCTTAATCCTCGGTGCCTGGCTACAATATTATCTCTATAATGCTCGGTACCTATGCTCCTTCTTGGGCTGGATACTTGAAAAATCCTGTATCCATGACTATACCGGACTATCCAGTTTcaaatgcaaatgagcacagatagGCATTGTCTTTCATACATTATACCACATTTCTACAGATACCCTTAGCAATGAAAATTGTTTGAAACacagcttttattttatttttaacccaaGTATAGGCTATGATCCAAAGGGATCAGTGAGAAGAAAAGAGCCTTGGACTGCAGTTTCGACCTTGTGGATCTCATCAGCATGGTGCCAGTTCTGGTCTGGAAGTCTCTCTGAGAGCACATAGCTAGGTGTATATCCATATAATTTTGTAATATTCTATTGATGTTGAATGTATAGAAGCTATACACATCTAAGCTGTTTTCCCATATAATGCATGTGCTAGTGTACCTGTATCATTCCTTTAGAGCCACATATGGCAGCCTGATTTGGCATTGCGACCATGATGGTAGAAGTGAGAATGGCCTGACGTTTCCCAGGATATTGAAGGATTATGGTTACAGTTTCATCGACTCCTAATGAAAAGATGAGTTGTAaataatatggtaaaaaaaaacaaaaaaaacatgcatatattcaTTGTTATCAATGAGATGGACTATCATTGCCACTATTTCTAATATTAAGATAAATAGCTGTACACCACCCTTGCATGTGAAATTAACTCCTCTTTGCCTCCTGTATTGTGCGGACAATTAGGGTGTATGTACAATCCTACACAATGTCCAGGTATATACAAGATGTTTAATGAAAATTCTCAGAAATAGGTATTACATAGATAATGTGTGTGGCGGGACCGCTGGCTGTCCGTGAATTGCCCTCTTCTATATTAGTAGATTCCCCAGTATAAAATGTGGTTTCCCTTTTTCTTCTGTGTTTCCACATGTATTTCTATGCCTTTCGTGTATTGTGCCTGAATATGCAACAGCTCTGTTAATAAGAGTAAGTGAAATGGATTGCTCTGCgcccttccccctcccttttcctCTCACAGCAGGACGTTGCCACAGAGACACTGCCAGCCCAGTTTAACCTAGATGCattgtccttcctccctcccccttcagcttcTTGGGATTGAAAACACTGTTGTtctgtgttggagaccccatgtaggggtctgtgtctGTAAAACCATGTGTAACAAAATAAACGGAGTCGGtcagtgttgtacctccagaactgtgtctcgtccagttactggagGGAAATGGGTCTCTGTGTATTTTAAATGGTTCCTTATCAGCTGAAGtaagggaattagcggaggtaactggTCGGGTTACCAGGTGGTCCGCTACAACGTGTGTGTAAATAActgtaaagaataaaaaagtatCTTTAAAATTCCTGTTTTTATGATGTTTATGCTCTTGCTTTTGGATTGTTTCAGTTACTTCCTAGCCAGGATGTAGTGATTTTTGCTGTAAGAGCTATGATCCAATCCTGACAATCCAATTATTTTTAGCACAACCCATAAGCAATCACCCAGAAGACCCATTTTGTGGATTTATAGTTCAACATTAGCATCAGTttcatttagaaaaatatatgaaaCAGCCATAGTACGGTTTCTTTGAAAATGCTATTGGAGGAAAATTCCTGCCAACATTCCAACTATAGCTCATTGAAGATATTATGGGGCAGGAGTGTCTGTGCCCCAAATTATCTTCAGGTTTTAAACTGCTTTCCAGTGGTTTAACATTGCAGTTAATATTCCGGCATCCAACACAGTTGCCTCAAAACTAAGATCCTCTCTGCAGCTGGTGTATGAGGAAGGCTTTGCTGGGCTGCCGGGGATAGATTACAAGCATCAGTTGATGCTCTTAGCTTATCACTGGCCATCCATTAAGAGATATTGTGCATACTATTTCTCTCAATGAGAagccagtgattggctgagagtgtaatTTGTTATGGGGGGCAGGAGTGTCTGGGTACTGTCCTACCTTCAGGCATACGATGGACACCATACGACCTAAAACTTGTTAACTCCAGCAGGTAAGACGGCACCTCTGCCCtataactgtcagggtacctgtggtctctacctccaaaagaggtagagacttatctgttccaccattcagacggtctgatgactcccttccccgcggtctatccggtcatgcaaggccggccgcgagggagtgactgcattttacaccatctaggcaggaagtcatcatcaggacactcccccggatcgacctgtcagtcaattgctgcaggaccaatcaggacgtctcggaggtgtggttactgctctgaacagggtacttaacagagcttccttcattagctcattgccctgtcgtggttctagcttgttctagtcactcagtgcttgtgtattctattatcccttttggttttgacccggcttgtttaccttactctgcttatctctgttacccttgattcggcttgtctctcgcttacctgtcttctgttaccctcgacctcggcttgtctttgaccattctatactgtactacttacgttagtccagccattctaaggtccggtatacgtatctggctactgtttgtactctgcgtgttggatccctgtcccgatcctgacaataacaCCTTCAATGTGCTAAAGCTACTATGGCGGTGAGAGTAATCCCTTAAGGAGCCATAAGTCATCCAAGTATATACTCAGCCAGAGGAATGCATATCTTCCACATGTATGCGTTTTTAAGGGTTTATAGATACAAAGGTTTTTGTAAATCACTGCAGTTATAGGAATTCTATAATAGGGACCTCCATAGACCATAAACTGCACAAAGAGCATAGGTTGTTATGGCGCTTTGAACATACCTTTGAATTTGGcaagcaaaaaaagaaaagaaagtgaaCATCAGAAGATGTTATGCTTTGGAGTACTATGGGATGATTATGAGTCTATGTTTTACTGGTATCTCCATTTGAAAAGAATTTGGAAAGTTTTTAGGCAGTAAAAGAGGTTTCAGAAGAGTTTAGAGTACTTACCAGTCTCATAAAGAAAGCCTTTTGCTGTGATAGACTCTGGCCGTTCCCCGTTAAATACCATTAATGCAAACTGAATACAATAACACCCAATGTCAAGGAGAGCACCACCTCCAAGCTCCTTCTGCACCGCCCGTGGTACATGATACTGGTTGGAACCAAATTCTGCCCTTAAAACTTTCACATCTCCAATTGCCTTCTGAGATAAGAGTGTGCGGATTTGCTCATACACCGGAAAGAAACGGCTCCACATAGCCTGTAGGCAAATAAATAAAACCGATTGCTCTAACATCCGAATCTAAAACCAAAATACTATTCCAGGTCTACAACaagctaaaaataaatatgtaatcaGGGCTATTAAAGTTATTATTGTCATGGATGAAGACATGGGGGAATATAAATTGCTAATAGTCCTCCCCAAGAACTgtcaaacaatattaaaatatgttcaaTTTAATATACAATACTTATTATATTTGGGGTGCCAGAGTTTCAGATCCGTGGACTAAAGACACATAATTTGTTTGTGTGATTTTTCATAGTGGATATTGTTTTTGACAGTAAATTATACAATTAAAATTACCATACCtccataaaaaatacattattttgccGAGCAGCCGAGGTGAGTTCCTTGACTTCTGCAGAGTTCATGGCCAGTGGCTTTTCACATACCACATTTTTTCTGTTCTCCATGAACATTAGAACTACATCTAGATGGACTGTATGGAGGACGCCAACATAGATAACATCTGTAAGGTTACATACACATTATGTGTGAAAATGGGAAGATAGAAGCTGTGTTCATTTATTAAAACGTGAACACATAAATGTTATCACTCCTGGGTGCTTACTGTACTTTTTGGAAGCCCAACGTGGGTACTAggggtgcaccgaaatgaaaattcagggccgaaaccgaaaccgaaaattcaggatgcccttgaccGAAAATCGAAACCGAAACTGCCTTTTTgcccaaatacttttaaaatactttttttctatgattttattaattCAATAAATATCAGCTggcaattcaaatatatataaaactctgGTTGTTTCACCTGAGTTTTCTATATATTTCAATTTGACTAGCTTCTGGAATAGCTCATTTTTTCTATAAATAACATACCAATAAtcataatatattaattaatataataatatttattaataataaagatttagAAATGTGGACTAGGGACTTGAAGAAAGCACTTTGGGCAGATTGGCACGTgcagaatataattaataaatggatGTGGATATGTTTGCAGCAGGATAGGTTTCTTAAAGTGTATATTCAATCAAAATGGTCTAGGTAGGAATCACCCTGGTGTCACCCGGCTACATATAATTAAatgataatataatattttattaattacatttacatttgagTCTGAGTGCAAGGACTAGTCAGACTCATGGCACTATTTTCAGAAACTTCAAAATGTTGGATGGGCACGAAAATTGTTAGAGCAATACACTTTATCTTCCTGGAGGCTATCTAAGACACAATTAGCCTCCTGTACAGCAGGGCAATCATCACTTAATAGCAAatagcaatagaaaaaaaaaagagaaaatactaaaataaatgtaaaagtgggtcacattaattaatatataaacagAATTCAGAAGTACAGAGAGGAGAAAAGGCCGATAGAGAAGATTGCGATAGCCATCTTGGAGAGAGGCTTTGAAAACGCTGGTGCTTGTCCCTATCTAGGAGAACCAGAAGTCTCCTAAAACAGTTGTGTAAGTGGATGGCTTCCCACAATACCCCAGGATTGGGGATTCTTAGTGAATCTTggtaattaattttattaaatataattactTACCGCAGGCGATGTGGGTAGTTTTATAGAAGGCTACCCCACTGCCCTCACGGCACTTCCGGTTAGAAGGTTGCGCGGCGGCAGTGTGCGGTCTTCTCACAGCGGTACCAGGGCGGATGGTGAGCTACTGTGTGGGTGACAAATCCCAACGCCCTATTTTCTGCAGATATGTGCCAATATCGGCCGAAATGGATTAGGTCCATTTTCGGCTGATACTTTCGGCCACCGGAATTTCGGTGCACCCCTAGTGGGTACTAAACTTTATTTGATACAAAAAAACCATTAACACCATCTTAGATGCAGAAATGTCCCAATTAGTACAGTTTCTGGCCAAAGTCTCATTGAGGATTCACCTAGGCTATTTGTGAACATGTTGCTGCTGTTTTGCAGATAAGTAATTTATTATTACTTACTATTAGTGATGAGATCAAATCTGTGTTTGTTCTCCATTGACCAATACAATTCCCCCTTTCTCTGGGCATCTTGTTACCTCTATGCCCTATTTGCAAGTTTTACACGTATTCCCTTCTTCTACTTTTTAACTGATGATGTTTCACCGTTGTAGTTCATTGttcacttttttatttgtttgttcctCACCAATGTTGGGATCTTTGGCAAGCTCTTCATAAGAACCATAGACTTTGTGAATGTTATGAGTTCGAGCGAAGTCTTTTGCTCGTTTCAAATCTCTTGATGCCACAGCTACAGCCTGCAGACAGATAACCAGCAATATATGTTATATTACAGGGGTTCAGAGTAGCAGAGAGGTATAGAAAGCAAATTAACTGAAATTGTATGAACTGTATAGTGTCTGTTATATTACCTCGCAACATTTGCATGTTTTTTGTACACAGTCTGTATGAGTTCTATTATAGGAAGCTTTGAGAGAACTCATATAGCAATTCAGCATAGTATAGTTATAAGTGATGAGCTCAGATATACTTATACTATAGCAGCGAAAATTGAAATGACCATATTTTGCAAAGAACCACAATGGTAACTTTGCAATGTGGTGGCATTGGGGTGCAAGGGAaggtaagttttacttacctgaagctgacCCTCATAGACGTAGTCATGATGTGGTGGATCCTCTTCAGCTTCTGGCGCTTCATCTGCCAGGGTCCCatatgtgacggtagtcaccatcacctggaacttcagacagactatttatgtaggtccctagattattttcatgttttaatcaccctgtgcccattataggtggaTAGCAAGGccagttaatttgcatattcaggtagatatgCATATTGCTGTTTCTGCAGGCAGTAGAGATGCTTTGTGtttattattgtcttccccatTACTTTATAAATATGCTATTAGGTTAttataattccctgtatgttttctgaCATGCTTTGGTTATTTGTAGTTTAGTAAGTTTGTCACAACAAGGTTGATGTAATATGGGCTGGTCCCgggtaaaaataaaattttgtatgTTATTTCCTTTTGGAACTTATGTCCTGTgtggatcccagtaacagagtctttggacctgtttGCTGTCTTAAGGATCCCTGTAGCTGAGGGTTAagtcaagagagctaggcctgagagccgcaagtgcctttgtaaaggcaatagcaaGCACTATAAGCAGAGCTCCAGAGAAATAGGCAGAGGGCACAATAATTTCCTGGAAGACGTGCTGGTTGCTGGTaaagctccagaaggaccccagtGAAACTGCGGCGATTGGGGCAGGAGCACTTTGGGTTTTTTCCGGTTCCTGCTAGGGAGCAAGCCTGGTGGAGGAACCaagctggggtacagggagctctgtcacACCATGTAAGTGCTATACACTCGTACATACAAAAGAGtgcaacactgatgtctatggagggtCGACAGGAGCGTTCATAGACAATGCCTTTTTCTTTTTGGGGAAAATGTCAGGTGCAGGATAAATGCACAAgctgtccctactttgtcttacgaCATATTTtgattgcattggaatttcagtgaactgACAAAGTAATTAAAATAGTCACAACTTTGCCTTATGGTGAAGCCTGAAGTTGGAAAAAGATGGAGCGAATTGCATGAGTTTTCTATGGTGGATACAGCTTCCTAGGATTATCCATATACTTCAATGTTGCATATACCACAGTGTACTCTTGTAGGCCAAAaaagctgaactgaaaacattgctgacttggagaatatttcctATTCGGCTAAATAACATATGAAATTCACGTTTGATTTCCTGGCAATACACCCTTTAGTGCAGGGATTTTAAACTCTATTGTTGCTGGCCCACAACTTCCAAAATTATTTGCATGCAATAGATGACCAGAgaattatgggaattgtagttcagaaCATGTGAAGTTTGAGATGTCTGCTATTGAATAACTCTCTCTGTCTATAATTCTTTCAAACTGATCAGAGAGAGAACAGACATGAATAAAAAGAAGATATGTGGCTATAGAGGGGCAAAATGTGCCTTGTTTATAGGGAATATTGTTTCTGTCACACTTACCTGATGATCCTCTGCTGGCAGAGTCTGCAATGCTACTAAGAAGTCATTGCATATTTTTCCTGCAGCACAGATACCCCATTTTGTTGCCATAGCAACAGAAAGTCAAAGATGCCAGTCTAATCCAGAAGGGGCGAAGAGTGTCTTTGATCTTGAATGTGTCTATAGAAATCTTCCTTTTATACTAATGTGAAGGGGGAGTGTCGGCCATGGGTGAAGTCAAATATTGACAGCATGAAAACAGGCCAAGTCCTGAGGATTTATTAGATACTGATTTATTAGAGAAGTTTGCTGTAAAAGCTTTGCACTTTGAAGGAGCAGTCTGACTGTAGTATCCTGGGTTATAATAATTTATCTTCAATTAAAGGACCAATAAagtcacccggaccacttcatttcaatgaagtagtctgggtgcagtggtcttgTAGTTTCaaccctgcaaagtaaaatattgcagttttgtaaaaatggcaatgtttacattacatggTTAAAGGACACTTTTGTGTTCAGAATAAAAatctatattcctaacactaaagtgttcctctgctgccccccatccctccacCTCATGCACTCCCCCCAGCAACACTCAAATGGTTAAATAACCCTTGAATTCACTCCAGTGGCATACTAAGGCAGGGCCGGGAGGGGTGGGAgcggcggtccgccccgggtgccactcactagaAGGGTGCCATGACCAGTGCGGCCTTACAGCTCACACAGCAGGCAGCCTCAGAACTTCAAAACCGGCCGCATCTAAGAAAAACGGGGACAAGGTAATCGGtggcaggggcagagccaaaccaGCAGCAGGCGCAGCGTTAAACACGGCCTCCACCCGCTGCTGTCACTGCTGCACATCAAGGGGAAGCAGGATGGAGTCCACATGTGCATGAGTATGTGCATGAGTACACatgtacaatttttaaaaatgaaaacattaaacattgaaaatattgtgggtgttttttacattttaatatgtggGTGGGTGGGGGTTTAAATGGGCCCTGTACGATGTATCGTGGGGTTGGTGAAACCAGCGCC
Proteins encoded in this window:
- the LOC134578119 gene encoding trans-1,2-dihydrobenzene-1,2-diol dehydrogenase-like; amino-acid sequence: MATKWGICAAGKICNDFLVALQTLPAEDHQAVAVASRDLKRAKDFARTHNIHKVYGSYEELAKDPNIDVIYVGVLHTVHLDVVLMFMENRKNVVCEKPLAMNSAEVKELTSAARQNNVFFMEAMWSRFFPVYEQIRTLLSQKAIGDVKVLRAEFGSNQYHVPRAVQKELGGGALLDIGCYCIQFALMVFNGERPESITAKGFLYETGVDETVTIILQYPGKRQAILTSTIMVAMPNQAAICGSKGMIQVPSCMWCPTSIIVNGKETKYSLPPSTKAMHFTNSTGLSYEAEHVRQCLLKGLKQSPLMTWADSELLASIMEDVRTQLGVTFPQDRT